The Bacteroides ovatus genomic interval ACAACTGGAATCCTTGGTGTAACTCCAATGCCCTGCAATGTTTCTTACTGATGGAGAACAATAAGAATAAGTTAGCGAAAGCTGTTTATCGCTCCATGCAGTCAGTCGATAAGTTTATCAACTTCGTGAAATCCGATGGTGCCTGTGAGGAGGGAACCTCTTACTGGGGACATGCCGCCGGAAAGCTCTATGACTATTTGCAGATACTCTCTGATGGCACAGGCGGTAAACTGTCTCTGTTCAATGAACCGATGATTCGCCGGATGGGAGAATATATGTCCCGCTCATACGTGGGCAATGGCTGGGTGGTGAATTTTGCTGATGCATCGGCACAAGGCGGGGGCGATCCTTTGTTAATCTATCGCTTCGGTAAAGCTGTAAACAGCGATGAAATGATGCATTTTGCCGCATACCTGTTGAAAGGAAGAAAACCGTATGCTACCATGGGCAACGACGCTTTTCGTTCGCTTCAATCTCTACTTTGCTGTAATGAGCTGGCAAAAGCAACTCCGAAACATGATATGCCGGATGTAACCTGGTATCCCGAGACGGAATTCTGCTATATGAAGAACAAAAACGGTATGTTTGTTGCCGCTAAAGGCGGATTTAATAACGAAAGCCATAACCACAACGATGTAGGAACCTTTTCTTTATATGTAAATACAATTCCTGTGATTATTGATGCCGGTGTAGGTACATATACCAAACAGACGTTCGGCAAGGACCGCTATACCATCTGGACCATGCAGAGCAACTATCATAACTTGCCGATGATTAACGGAGTACCGCAGAAATTCGGGCAGGAGTATAAAGCTACCAATACCGTTTGCAATGAGAAGAAACGGATGTTCTCTACGGATATAGCTACTGCTTATCCGGCAGAAGCGAAAGTGAAAAGCTGGGTTCGCTCTTATGCTCTTGATGATAAAAAACTTATTATTGGTGATATTTATACGTTGGATGAGGCTATTGTTCCTAATCAAATGAACTTTTTAACTTGGGGCAATGTGACTTTCCCGTCAGCCGGAAAAATCCGCATCGAAGTAAAGGGACAAAAGGTGGAAATGAACTATCCATCACAGTTTAAGGCCGAACTGGAAACAATCAAACTGGATGATCCGCGCCTGTCTAACGTATGGGGCAAAGAGATTTACCGCATCACACTAAAGACTGAAGAAAAGAAAGTGACTGGTAAATATGGATTTGTTATTCAACAAGTGAAGTAGGATGAAATAGATTTTTAAAGCTAGAAAAAATAAAGTATAAACAATTAAATCACAGTAAGATGAAAAAAGTATTATTTGCCGGGCTTTTGGTCCTTGCAGGAGTAAGCGTAAGTGCGCAGAACCTGATAAAAAACGAAAAATTCGCCACTGAAGTAAAGACTAAAGTGACTAATGCCAATAAAGCTACCGCAGGAGAGTGGTTTATCATGAATAATGAAGCTGACGGTGTAACTACTATTGCCTGGGAAGAAACAGGAGATGCCAAATATCCGAATGCAATGAAATTGGATAACTCCGGTGCTGAAAAGACTCTCTCTTGGTATAAAGCTTTCCTGGGACAACGTATTACCGATGGTTTGGACAAAGGTATCTATGTTCTTACTTTCTATGCAAAAGCTAAAGAAGCAGGAACTCCGGTCAGTGTATACATCAAACAGACCAATGAGGAAAAGAATGATAATGGTAAGTACAATACTACTTTCTTCATGCGTAGAGACTATGACGCAGATGCTCAACCAAATGCTTCGGGCGCACAATACAATTTTAAAATTAAAGATGCCGGTAAATGGACTAAAGTAGTGGTTTACTATGATATGGGACAAGTGGTTAATGCAATTAGTAGCAAGAAAGCAAATGCTAACTTGGAAGTATCTGATACAGACGATGATGCTGCCATTCTGAAAGATTGTTATGTGGCTATTCTTTCCCAGAACAAAGGCGGCGTTGTAGAAATCAGCGACGTAACATTGAAAAAGAAATAAAGAGCAAAGGATTTAATATAGTAGGTTAACAAAAAAATAGGGCAGTGAAGTAGTGATACTTCGTTGCCCTATTTCTTTTGTTATATGAATATAATGGAGAGTTCCGAATAAATAAATGTATGAAACTGTCAATCTCCCTTCGGGACTGATTTCATGCGATTTATTGAATACCGAGTTTCTTCTTCAGTTCCTTAGGCAGAGAATCTTTGTGTACCATCACACAGATTGTTTTAGCACGTACATAGCTTTCAGACATATTCAGATTACCTC includes:
- a CDS encoding heparinase II/III family protein, producing MNRMKHLFCVLLLAALGSFSFKASAYTERNMLQKAADETTLKNVLVMKQAWVPYPAYTDRAAWDSLMGPNKQRLIEAGEKLLDYKWQLIPATAYLEYERSGNRKIMEVPYDANRQALNALMLAELAEGKGRFIDQLLNGAYMSCEMNSWVLSAHLPRQSSKRSLPDFREQIIDLGSGGYGALMAWVHYFFRKPFDKINPVVSLQMRKAIKERILDPYMNDDEMWWMAFNWKPGEIINNWNPWCNSNALQCFLLMENNKNKLAKAVYRSMQSVDKFINFVKSDGACEEGTSYWGHAAGKLYDYLQILSDGTGGKLSLFNEPMIRRMGEYMSRSYVGNGWVVNFADASAQGGGDPLLIYRFGKAVNSDEMMHFAAYLLKGRKPYATMGNDAFRSLQSLLCCNELAKATPKHDMPDVTWYPETEFCYMKNKNGMFVAAKGGFNNESHNHNDVGTFSLYVNTIPVIIDAGVGTYTKQTFGKDRYTIWTMQSNYHNLPMINGVPQKFGQEYKATNTVCNEKKRMFSTDIATAYPAEAKVKSWVRSYALDDKKLIIGDIYTLDEAIVPNQMNFLTWGNVTFPSAGKIRIEVKGQKVEMNYPSQFKAELETIKLDDPRLSNVWGKEIYRITLKTEEKKVTGKYGFVIQQVK
- a CDS encoding DUF4627 domain-containing protein gives rise to the protein MKKVLFAGLLVLAGVSVSAQNLIKNEKFATEVKTKVTNANKATAGEWFIMNNEADGVTTIAWEETGDAKYPNAMKLDNSGAEKTLSWYKAFLGQRITDGLDKGIYVLTFYAKAKEAGTPVSVYIKQTNEEKNDNGKYNTTFFMRRDYDADAQPNASGAQYNFKIKDAGKWTKVVVYYDMGQVVNAISSKKANANLEVSDTDDDAAILKDCYVAILSQNKGGVVEISDVTLKKK